Proteins encoded in a region of the Triticum dicoccoides isolate Atlit2015 ecotype Zavitan chromosome 3A, WEW_v2.0, whole genome shotgun sequence genome:
- the LOC119267024 gene encoding translocon-associated protein subunit beta-like, which yields MAATRSLLLCAAVLLAALSCTFAADAPFLVAHKKVALSRPKPGVERLAVSLDLYNQGSATAYDVAINDDSWPKEAFELVSGEVSKTLERLEPGATASHAFVLESKTQGRFQASPAVIKYRVATKAALQEAYSTPILPLDILAERPPVKKFEWAKKLVAKYGALVSVVSFVLGFIYLVASPSKSAGSKSGKKRR from the exons ATGGCGGCGACCCGCTCGCTCCTCCTCTGCGCAgccgtcctcctcgccgccctCTCCTGCACCTTCGCCGCCGACGCGCCCTTCCTCGTCGCGCACAAGAAGGTGGCCCTCTCCCGCCCCAAGCCCGGCGTCGAGCGCCTCGCCGTCTCCCTCGACCTCTACAACCAGGGATCCGC aactgCATATGATGTGGCCATTAATGATGACTCGTGGCCAAAGGAAGCATTTGAACTTGTCTCTGGAGAGGTCTCAAAGACTTTGGAAAGGCTTGAACC tGGTGCCACTGCTTCGCACGCGTTTGTATTGGAGAGCAAAACACAGGGCAGGTTCCAAGCTTCACCTGCTGTTATCAAGTACCGTGTTGCCACAAAGGCTGCACTTCAG GAGGCCTACTCAACTCCCATCCTCCCCCTGGACATTCTTGCTGAAAGACCTCCAGTGAAGAAGTTTGAATGG GCTAAG AAACTTGTTGCGAAGTATGGAGCACTGGTGTCCGTTGTTTCCTTCGTTCTGGGGTTCATCTACCTGGTCGCGAGCCCATCGAAATCTGCCGGCTCAAAGTCTGGCAAGAAGAGGCGCTGA
- the LOC119267022 gene encoding DNA excision repair protein CSB-like: MEEEDDDQRLLHSLGVTSANIDDIERKILSQAKTDPQKGDTEASGLTAVGDQENKLTTLQDDAQAKLHQQLRSVQLEIDAVASTLGGAKQAAGKKSGGGSSGSTDAEDKKKKKKEKVKEEENAEEDAPRGGALQQALAAERLRSLKRAKVQIQKEILQSGPGPSGSGNQKDKMLAMLVEDELRRKKSLKPPGGPKKKSPTRRMKTVTYDDDDDFDAVLDGASAGFMETEREELIRKGLLTPFHKLKGFEKRVESPGTPSRQNDSAEQAEETMEASSIAKVAQAMQNMAQSRPTTKLLDAEFLPKLDAPTAPFQRLGVPLKRPGLPSSDERKNKRLKSKTKRPLPGKKWMKANSKKESLLDVADEDVGDAAASASVADEDVGDAAASASVSENEDEVIEGSDGLPPVILEGGLRIPGSVYTQLFDYQKVGVQWLWELHCQRAGGIIGDEMGLGKTVQVLSFLGALHDSGMYKPSIVICPVTLLQQWRREASKWYPKFKVEILHDSANSSSKKGKRYSDSESDVSWDSDQEEVTRTKPAQKWDDLISRVVNSGSGLLLTTYEQLRIIREKLLDVEWGYAVLDEGHRIRNPNAEVTLVCKQLQTVHRIIMTGAPIQNKLSELWSLFDFVFPGKLGVLPVFETEFSVPITVGGYANATPLQVSTAYRCAVVLRDLIMPYLLRRMKADVNAQLPKKTEQVLFCSLTQEQRATYRAFLASSEVEQIFDGNRNSLYGIDVLRKICNHPDLLEREQAAQNPDYGNIERSGKMKVVEQVLKVWKDQGHRVLLFAQTQQMLDILENFLTARDYQYRRMDGLTPPKQRMALIDEFNNTDEIFIFILTTKVGGLGTNLTGANRVIIFDPDWNPSTDMQARERAWRIGQKRDVTVYRLITRGTIEEKVYHRQIYKHFLTNKVLKNPQQRRFFKARDMKDLFTLQDDDKNGSTETSNIFGQLSEDVNIGAPDGEERGERSSALPTSAEAEPSVDGDGKSDLRSDQADEESNILKSLFDGQGVHSAINHDAIMSANDDQKLRLEAEASQVAQRAAEALRQSRMLRSRDDFAVPTWTGRAGAAGAPSSVRRKFGSTLNTQLVSSSQPSEGSSSSRVQSLQVGALHGKALSSAELLAKMRGTREGAASDALEHQLSLGSASNQRPGSTENGRSSNSSSSRNMIVQPEVLIRQLCTFIQQNGGSASSTSLTEHFKNRIQPKDMLVFKNLLKEIATLQRGAGGATWVLKPEYG, from the exons atggaggaggaggacgacgaccagCGCCTGCTGCACAGCCTCGGCGTCACCTCCGCCAACATCGACGACATCGAGAGGAAGATCCTGTCGCAG GCGAAAACCGACCCGCAGAAGGGCGACACCGAGGCGTCGGGGCTGACCGCCGTCGGTGACCAGGAGAATAAACTCACAACGCTTCAAGATGATGCTCAGGCCAAACTGCACCAGCAACTGCGCTCCGTGCAGCTTGAGATCGATGCTGTGGCTTCCACACTCGGAGGGGCTAAACAAGCTGCTGGAAAGAAAAGCGGCGGTGGCAGCTCGGGTAGCACTGATGCcgaggataagaagaagaagaagaaggagaaggtgaAGGAGGAGGAGAATGCTGAAGAAGACGCCCCTCGTGGAGGTGCCCTCCAGCAAGCGCTTGCCGCCGAGCGGCTCAGGAGTCTCAAGAGGGCTAAGGTGCAGATTCAGAAAGAGATATTGCAGTCGGGACCTGGCCCGTCCGGGTCGGGCAaccaaaaagacaagatgctggcaATGTTGGTTGAAGATGAGCTGAGGCGGAAGAAGTCGCTGAAGCCGCCTGGTGGGCCTAAGAAGAAGTCGCCGACGCGTCGGATGAAAACCGTCAcctatgatgacgacgacgacttcGATGCAGTGCTCGATGGAGCTTCTGCGGGGTTCATGGAGACT GAAAGGGAAGAGCTGATCAGGAAGGGTTTGCTAACACCGTTTCACAAGTTGAAGGGCTTTGAGAAGCGGGTTGAAAGCCCTGGAACTCCTAGCAGGCAAAATGACTCTGCAGAACAAGCCGAGGAAACCATGGAAGCTTCCAGCATTGCTAAAGTTGCTCAGGCAATGCAGAACATGGCACAAAGCCGCCcaactaccaaattgcttgatgcgGAGTTCTTGCCTAAGCTCGATGCACCGACTGCTCCGTTTCAAAGGCTTGGAGTACCTCTAAAACGCCCTGGCCTTCCCAGTTCAGACGAGCGGAAAAACAAAAGGCTAAAGAGTAAGACCAAGAGACCGTTGCCTGGCAAGAAATGGATGAAAGCCAATTCAAAGAAGGAGTCATTATTGGATG TTGCAGATGAGGATGTGGGAGATGCAGCTGCATCAGCTTCAGTTGCAGATGAGGATGTGGGAGATGCAGCTGCATCAGCTTCTGTGTCTGAGAATGAAGATGAGGTAATAGAAGGTTCTGATGGGTTACCTCCAGTCATCCTTGAAGGTGGTTTAAGAATTCCTGGCTCAGTTTACACACAGCTGTTTGACTACCAAAAAGTGGGAGTGCAGTGGTTATGGGAGTTACATTGTCAAAGGGCTGGTGGAATAATTGGCGATGAAATGGGCTTAGGAAAGACCGTGCAGGTCTTATCATTTCTTGGTGCTTTGCATGACAGTGGTATGTACAAGCCTAGTATTGTTATCTGTCCTGTGACCCTTTTGCAACAGTGGCGAAGGGAGGCCAGTAAGTGGTATCCAAAATTCAAAGTTGAGATCTTACATGATTCTGCAAACAGTTCAAGTAAAAAGGGCAAGAGATACAGTGATTCTGAGAGTGATGTTTCTTGGGATAGCGATCAGGAAGAGGTTACACGTACGAAGCCTGCACAGAAGTGGGATGACTTGATTTCACGTGTTGTAAATTCAGGGTCAGGTTTGCTTCTGACGACATACGAGCAGCTAAGAATCATACGGGAGAAGTTGCTTGATGTAGAATGGGGATATGCTGTATTGGATGAGGGTCACCGCATAAGGAATCCTAATGCCGAAGTAACTCTCGTGTGCAAGCAATTGCAGACTGTGCACAGGATAATTATGACAGGGGCGCCTATTCAGAATAAACTTTCGGAACTGTGGTCTCTCTTTGATTTTGTGTTCCCTGGGAAATTAGGAGTCCTGCCAGTGTTTGAGACCGAGTTCTCTGTTCCAATTACTGTCGGTGGgtatgctaatgcaacaccattgcaAGTGTCCACAGCGTACAGATGTGCTGTTGTCCTGCGTGACTTGATCATGCCATATCTTCTTAGGAGAATGAAAGCTGATGTCAATGCACAGCTTCCCAAGAAAACAGAGCAGGTTCTTTTCTGTAGTTTAACTCAAGAGCAACGTGCTACTTATCGCGCATTTCTTGCTAGTTCAGAGGTGGAACAAATATTTGATGGTAACAGAAACTCCCTTTATGGGATAGATGTCCTAAGGAAGATATGTAATCATCCTGATCTTCTTGAGAGAGAACAAGCCGCTCAGAATCCTGATTATGGGAATATTGAAAGAAGTGGAAAGATGAAAGTggttgagcaagtacttaaagtctGGAAAGATCAAGGTCATCGCGTTCTTCTTTTTGCTCAGACCCAACAGATGCTTGACATTTTGGAGAACTTCTTGACTGCCCGCGACTACCAATATCGACGAATGGATGGACTTACACCTCCAAAGCAAAGAATGGCACTCATTGATGAGTTCAATAATACAGATGAAATTTTCATTTTCATTCTGACAACAAAAGTTGGTGGATTGGGTACGAATTTGACTGGTGCAAACAGGGTTATAATATTCGATCCTGACTGGAACCCTTCGACAGACATGCAG GCCAGGGAACGAGCATGGCGAATTGGGCAAAAAAGAGATGTGACAGTTTACAGGTTGATCACACGTGGGACGATAGAGGAGAAAGTCTACCATCGACAGATATACAAGCATTTTCTCACAAACAAAGTACTGAAAAACCCTCAGCAAAGGAGGTTCTTTAAAGCCAGAGACATGAAAGATTTATTCACATTGCAAGATGATGACAAGAATGGTTCAACTGAAACATCAAACATTTTTGGCCAACTGTCTGAAGATGTGAACATCGGTGCTCCAGATGGCGAGGAGCGAGGCGAGCGATCTTCAGCTTTACCGACCAGCGCAGAGGCTGAACCATCTGTTGATGGAGATGGGAAATCAGACCTTAGATCTGACCAAGCGGATGAAGAATCCAACATTTTGAAGAGTCTTTTTGATGGCCAGGGCGTTCAT AGTGCTATAAATCATGATGCCATAATGAGTGCTAACGACGATCAGAAGCTGCGGCTAGAAGCAGAGGCTTCACAGGTGGCACAAAGGGCAGCCGAGGCTTTACGCCAATCACGGATGCTCAGAAGCCGTGATGATTTTGCTGTTCCCACATGGACAGGAAGAGCCGGTGCTGCCGGGGCGCCGTCCTCTGTCCGCAGGAAATTTGGGTCAACACTCAACACCCAGCTGGTTAGTTCTTCGCAGCCATCAGAAGGTTCAAGCAGCAGCAGAGTTCAAAGTCTTCAGGTGGGCGCTCTACATGGAAAAGCGCTGTCCTCCGCCGAGCTTCTGGCTAAGATGCGTGGAACGCGAGAGGGGGCAGCTTCAGATGCACTGGAACATCAGCTCAGCCTGGGCTCCGCTTCCAACCAGAGACCAGGCTCGACAGAGAACGGGCGCTCATCAAACTCTTCTTCCAGTAGGAACATGATCGTGCAGCCTGAGGTCCTGATCCGCCAGTTGTGCACCTTCATACAACAGAATGGTGGCTCCGCCAGCTCGACGAGCTTGACGGAACATTTCAAGAACCGCATACAACCAAAGGATATGCTGGTGTTCAAGAACCTGCTCAAGGAGATAGCAACTTTGCAAAGGGGCGCAGGCGGCGCAACGTGGGTGCTGAAACCTGAGTATGGGTAA
- the LOC119267023 gene encoding F-box protein At5g18160-like → MPDRSGATLFEDLPAEMIDKILTQLPSKDLGGCRAVSTSLHSATSTSEFMLEHHRCQPSRPIIDGRPRPSGLVVFRDAGAPQQLWTFVWDPEISSKELLHGACDGFLIVSRGLRFYICNPAISKHVPLPLPQVGPENYNSVIGFYRHDPTGEYRVLWVSHSQPGSQSKPSLYIITVGSNKPRQVRVRMPAVLPPSAEQKLLNDLCSWSYYAPSVHHCGGLHWCPYGASDIWACGADIIVFDTQAETFRCIRSPAQSCPNRKLFHMEGTLALWGASSTRSFTIMDVWVMQDYKAQIWVFKYRIDLSMVEASRQLYLTTLKKKKIRQTPLDSTVEEFNDMAVLNERELLIKFNKKHVLHWDIDGKFLGIVNIGKSQYCMALTQCRLQESVIPIPSHGMQGEDEEPPFSTEHV, encoded by the coding sequence ATGCCGGACAGGAGCGGCGCGACCCTGTTTGAGGACCTGCCTGCGGAGATGATCGACAAGATACTCACTCAGTTGCCGTCCAAGGATCTCGGCGGCTGTCGTGCCGTCAGCACGTCGTTGCACAGTGCCACCTCCACGTCTGAATTCATGCTCGAACACCACCGCTGCCAGCCGTCACGTCCCATCATCGACGGAAGACCACGGCCCAGCGGCCTTGTCGTCTTCCGTGACGCTGGCGCCCCTCAACAGCTCTGGACCTTCGTCTGGGACCCCGAAATCTCTTCGAAGGAACTCCTCCACGGTGCCTGTGATGGCTTCCTCATCGTCTCCCGAGGACTCCGATTTTACATCTGCAACCCAGCCATCAGCAAGCATGTTCCCCTACCGCTTCCTCAGGTTGGACCAGAGAACTACAACTCTGTGATCGGTTTCTACCGGCACGATCCCACTGGAGAGTACAGGGTGCTCTGGGTCTCGCACTCACAGCCAGGGTCACAATCTAAACCCAGTTTATACATCATTACAGTGGGATCCAACAAGCCAAGGCAGGTCAGAGTGAGAATGCCAGCAGTTTTGCCACCTTCCGCGGAACAGAAATTACTAAATGATCTGTGCTCTTGGTCCTATTATGCACCATCAGTCCACCATTGTGGCGGCCTGCACTGGTGTCCTTATGGCGCCAGCGACATTTGGGCCTGCGGTGCAGACATTATTGTGTTTGACACACAAGCCGAGACATTCCGGTGCATCCGCAGTCCCGCCCAGTCGTGCCCTAATAGGAAGTTGTTCCACATGGAGGGGACCCTTGCTTTATGGGGCGCCAGCTCGACACGTAGTTTTACCATTATGGATGTCTGGGTGATGCAGGATTACAAGGCTCAAATATGGGTTTTCAAGTACCGGATTGACCTATCAATGGTGGAGGCATCACGGCAGCTCTATTTAACTACtttgaaaaagaaaaagataaGGCAAACACCACTTGATTCAACGGTTGAAGAGTTCAATGATATGGCTGTGCTCAACGAGCGTGAGCTGCTGATCAAGTTTAATAAGAAACATGTGCTACACTGGGACATTGATGGCAAGTTCCTAGGTATTGtgaacattggaaagagtcaatattGTATGGCGCTTACTCAGTGCCGCCTCCAAGAGAGCGTTATTCCAATTCCGTCCCACGGGATGCAAGGAGAAGATGAGGAACCTCCATTCTCCACAGAGCATGTCTGA